Proteins co-encoded in one Cytophaga hutchinsonii ATCC 33406 genomic window:
- a CDS encoding acyl-CoA dehydrogenase, with amino-acid sequence MNFDLTEEQKAVQLAARDFAQTELLPGVIERDEQQKFPAEQIKKLGALGLMGIMTAETYGGAGMDTVSYVLAMEEICKVDASTGVCMSVNNSLVCWGLEHFGSEAQKQKYLKPLASGERIGAFCLSEPEAGSDATSQRTTAVEQGDHYILNGTKNWITNGNSASVYLVIAQTHPELKHKGINVFIVEKGTPGFVVGKKENKMGIRASDTHSLMFTDVKIPKENRVGDDGFGFKFAMQTLNGGRIGIAAQALGIASGALELSLAYSKERKSFGTEIFNHQAIQFKLADMATKIDAARLLVLKAAYLKDQHKDYTEAAAMAKLFASQVAMDTTIEAVQIHGGYGFVKEYHVERMMRDAKITQIYEGTSEIQKLVIGRELFK; translated from the coding sequence ATGAATTTTGATTTAACTGAAGAGCAAAAAGCAGTGCAGTTGGCGGCAAGAGATTTTGCACAAACGGAGTTATTGCCTGGGGTGATAGAACGTGATGAACAGCAGAAATTCCCTGCGGAACAGATCAAAAAACTTGGCGCATTGGGATTGATGGGTATCATGACGGCTGAAACCTATGGCGGCGCTGGCATGGATACCGTATCCTATGTATTGGCCATGGAAGAAATATGTAAAGTAGATGCTTCCACAGGAGTTTGTATGTCGGTAAATAATTCACTTGTTTGCTGGGGCCTTGAGCATTTTGGCTCAGAAGCGCAAAAACAAAAATATCTTAAACCATTAGCTTCGGGCGAGCGTATCGGCGCATTCTGTTTATCTGAACCTGAAGCTGGTTCTGATGCTACTTCTCAGCGTACAACAGCTGTAGAACAGGGCGATCATTATATTTTAAACGGCACTAAGAACTGGATCACCAATGGCAATTCAGCTTCTGTTTATTTGGTAATTGCACAAACACACCCGGAATTAAAACATAAAGGCATTAATGTGTTTATTGTTGAAAAAGGGACGCCTGGTTTTGTGGTAGGTAAAAAAGAAAATAAAATGGGGATCCGGGCATCCGATACACACTCTTTAATGTTTACAGATGTAAAAATACCTAAAGAAAACAGGGTCGGTGACGATGGTTTTGGCTTCAAATTCGCTATGCAAACACTTAATGGCGGCCGGATCGGGATTGCGGCACAGGCTTTAGGCATTGCTTCCGGTGCGCTGGAATTATCGCTTGCTTATTCTAAAGAGCGGAAATCTTTCGGAACAGAAATATTTAACCATCAAGCTATTCAATTTAAACTGGCTGACATGGCAACTAAAATTGATGCGGCCAGATTGTTGGTTTTAAAGGCCGCTTATTTAAAAGATCAGCATAAAGACTATACTGAAGCGGCAGCAATGGCTAAGCTTTTTGCGTCTCAGGTAGCTATGGATACAACCATCGAAGCCGTTCAAATACACGGAGGATATGGTTTTGTGAAGGAATATCATGTTGAGCGCATGATGCGCGATGCCAAAATTACGCAGATTTATGAAGGAACTTCAGAAATACAAAAATTGGTTATCGGCAGGGAATTATTCAAATAA
- the rfaE2 gene encoding D-glycero-beta-D-manno-heptose 1-phosphate adenylyltransferase, producing MAHADKIVTVAEGAKLVEKWKQEGEVVFTNGCFDILHLGHIDYLEKAKQLGSRLVVGLNTDASVKRLKGPERPLNNEYARARMLAALACTDAVILFDEATPLELITDIKPDVLVKGSDYTIDKIVGADFVIEQGGSVKTIDLVNGYSTTGIIDKIKHSLNQ from the coding sequence ATGGCACATGCTGATAAAATTGTCACGGTAGCGGAAGGTGCTAAATTAGTTGAAAAATGGAAACAGGAAGGTGAAGTTGTTTTTACAAACGGCTGTTTCGACATTCTTCACTTAGGCCACATTGACTATCTGGAAAAGGCAAAACAGCTGGGAAGCCGGCTTGTTGTCGGATTAAATACAGACGCGTCTGTAAAACGTTTAAAGGGTCCGGAACGGCCGTTAAATAATGAGTATGCCCGCGCACGTATGCTGGCGGCATTAGCTTGTACAGATGCTGTCATTTTGTTCGATGAAGCAACTCCTTTAGAACTTATTACTGACATAAAGCCTGACGTTTTGGTAAAAGGCAGTGATTATACAATAGATAAAATAGTTGGCGCAGATTTTGTAATTGAACAGGGAGGTTCCGTAAAAACAATAGACCTTGTAAACGGCTATTCAACGACGGGAATCATTGATAAAATCAAACACAGTCTAAACCAATAA
- the phoU gene encoding phosphate signaling complex protein PhoU: MNLLETELGELKSELIDMTHLVKEQMEKSITAFYTFDHDLAKEVMKNEKRVNGSELKIDSRCEHILALFNPVAIDLRFVVASLKMVSDLERIGDNAEGVCKFLLMSEKPFDPVLIEKMRFKEMTSIVLEMLNTLCESFETDNTKLARTVFSKDEILDEINSNANNVLAEYISGNQDREKVLQAVYLLSMIRKTERVGDYITNISEEIIFYVKAKVLKHKKNKE, translated from the coding sequence ATGAATCTATTAGAAACAGAATTAGGAGAATTAAAAAGCGAATTGATCGATATGACACATCTGGTAAAAGAACAGATGGAAAAAAGTATCACCGCTTTTTATACGTTTGATCATGACCTTGCAAAAGAAGTCATGAAAAATGAAAAAAGAGTAAACGGAAGTGAATTAAAAATAGATAGCCGTTGCGAACACATCCTCGCCTTGTTCAATCCGGTTGCGATTGATCTGCGCTTCGTTGTGGCATCATTGAAAATGGTTTCAGACCTGGAACGTATCGGAGACAATGCAGAAGGCGTATGCAAATTTTTGCTGATGTCTGAAAAACCATTCGATCCGGTATTGATAGAAAAAATGCGTTTCAAAGAAATGACTTCTATTGTACTTGAAATGTTAAATACATTATGCGAATCATTTGAAACAGACAATACAAAATTAGCACGTACAGTTTTTTCTAAAGATGAAATTCTGGATGAGATCAATTCAAATGCGAATAACGTATTAGCTGAATACATCAGCGGAAATCAGGATCGTGAAAAAGTCTTACAAGCTGTTTACTTGCTTTCGATGATCCGTAAGACAGAACGCGTGGGTGATTACATCACAAACATTTCAGAAGAGATTATTTTCTATGTAAAAGCGAAAGTTTTAAAACATAAAAAAAACAAGGAATAA
- the pstB gene encoding phosphate ABC transporter ATP-binding protein PstB, whose amino-acid sequence MKIEANDVHVYYGLDHTLKGVSLSVKKNTVTALIGPSGCGKSTFLRCMNRMNDLIDNCQVKGNILIDGVDINSPSVNTNELRKAVGMVFQKPNPFPKSIFENVAYGLRVNGVSNKEYINDKVEWSLKQAALWDEVKDKLKKSALALSGGQQQRLCIARALAVEPSILLMDEPASALDPISTSKIEELIYNLKASYTIMIVTHNMQQASRTSDKTAFFYMGELVEYDDTRTLFTNPKKKRTQNYITGRFG is encoded by the coding sequence ATGAAAATTGAAGCGAACGACGTACACGTATATTATGGCTTAGACCACACGCTGAAAGGTGTGTCACTAAGTGTAAAAAAAAATACGGTTACTGCCTTAATTGGTCCCTCTGGTTGCGGAAAATCAACGTTTCTGCGTTGCATGAACCGGATGAATGACCTGATAGATAATTGCCAGGTTAAAGGAAATATTTTAATTGACGGCGTGGATATTAATTCACCTTCAGTGAATACAAATGAATTGCGTAAAGCAGTAGGTATGGTTTTTCAAAAACCAAACCCGTTTCCGAAATCAATCTTTGAAAACGTTGCTTACGGACTTCGTGTAAACGGCGTATCGAATAAAGAATACATCAACGATAAAGTGGAATGGTCGTTAAAGCAGGCAGCACTTTGGGATGAAGTAAAAGATAAACTGAAAAAATCCGCATTAGCATTATCCGGCGGTCAGCAGCAGCGTTTGTGTATTGCACGTGCACTTGCCGTTGAGCCATCCATTCTGTTAATGGATGAACCTGCATCCGCACTTGATCCGATCTCTACGTCTAAAATCGAAGAACTGATCTACAACCTGAAAGCTTCTTACACGATCATGATTGTAACACACAACATGCAGCAGGCTTCTAGAACAAGTGATAAAACCGCATTCTTTTATATGGGTGAACTGGTAGAATACGATGATACACGTACACTATTTACCAACCCTAAAAAAAAACGTACACAGAACTATATTACAGGCCGTTTCGGTTGA
- a CDS encoding phage holin family protein, whose amino-acid sequence MIKLLLQLFKTGTVVDTVQTLFQSKIENYKIDFYKKLSDVLASVISIIIISFVFLMMLLFLGFGLSFYLNIVLESSYQGFLIVGMLFLLAAWIMSVTIRTGYLKRKLFGLVMRILQNKSNHNEL is encoded by the coding sequence ATGATAAAGCTGTTGTTACAACTTTTTAAAACAGGCACTGTAGTAGATACAGTTCAAACACTTTTTCAATCAAAAATTGAAAATTATAAAATCGATTTTTATAAAAAACTATCCGATGTATTAGCCAGTGTTATTTCAATCATTATTATTTCATTTGTGTTTTTAATGATGTTATTATTCTTAGGATTCGGCTTAAGCTTTTATTTAAATATCGTACTGGAAAGCTCGTATCAGGGCTTCCTTATTGTAGGTATGTTGTTCCTGCTGGCAGCATGGATCATGTCTGTAACTATTCGTACCGGCTACCTGAAACGAAAACTATTTGGCCTTGTCATGCGCATTCTGCAAAATAAGTCCAATCATAATGAACTGTAA
- a CDS encoding AraC family transcriptional regulator, translating to MEDYNKIIESLGVRYIKSKSIRIVQSLTVDNYYDVSNMIVLLHKGEISFGEERTKVKEGELLFIPGGRSVSISYGSGNAIKLSNEELLTNREKFLNSVVDPSLIGTDPNSFSYVSFEAKVFDSVNFFTSLDIPPFIITDTPKLSQYILDTVEEDLADEAGKDRVININTDRIVVEIIRFILRKNLFVERLATNSTYFKDPRLLDIFAYIKKYLGGDLSNKVLAGVANVSEDYVGQYFKMLTGINPQDYIEYQRMEKAVDLLRTSKKSIREIGGEVGYKDTAYFCRRFKMMFGIPAGKMRRRESLMNI from the coding sequence ATGGAAGATTATAATAAAATTATTGAATCCTTAGGTGTACGATACATCAAATCTAAATCCATTCGGATTGTTCAATCGCTTACAGTTGATAATTACTACGATGTAAGTAACATGATTGTGTTGCTTCATAAAGGTGAAATTTCTTTTGGTGAGGAACGCACAAAAGTAAAAGAAGGTGAATTGTTATTCATCCCTGGCGGCAGATCTGTTTCCATTTCGTATGGTTCAGGAAATGCTATAAAACTATCTAATGAAGAATTGTTAACGAACAGAGAAAAATTTTTAAACTCTGTTGTTGATCCGTCTCTTATCGGTACAGATCCAAACTCTTTCAGCTACGTTTCTTTTGAAGCAAAAGTATTTGATTCTGTAAACTTCTTTACGTCATTGGATATTCCTCCGTTTATCATTACGGATACGCCTAAATTAAGCCAGTATATTCTTGATACGGTTGAAGAAGACCTTGCCGACGAAGCCGGCAAAGACCGCGTGATCAATATCAATACGGACCGTATTGTTGTAGAGATTATCCGCTTTATTCTTCGGAAGAATTTATTTGTTGAACGTCTGGCAACAAACAGTACATACTTTAAAGATCCGAGATTGCTTGACATCTTTGCATATATTAAAAAATACCTTGGAGGCGATTTATCGAACAAAGTATTGGCCGGTGTTGCCAATGTATCGGAAGATTATGTAGGCCAGTATTTCAAAATGCTTACCGGTATCAATCCACAGGATTACATTGAATACCAGCGTATGGAAAAAGCGGTTGATCTGCTTCGTACATCCAAGAAAAGTATCCGCGAAATTGGTGGTGAAGTCGGGTACAAAGACACGGCGTATTTCTGCCGTCGTTTTAAAATGATGTTTGGTATACCTGCCGGAAAAATGAGACGCAGAGAGTCTCTGATGAATATCTAG
- a CDS encoding PRC-barrel domain-containing protein produces MSTQFEKDNTTGKNHSGVNANWPVRVLTATSIIGDDVLNEKDEKIGVIKDIMLDIRRGFIDYVVVECSGFLGFDEKFFAIPFSSLHIRQSRKAFVLTNGSELLKKAPGFDKAHWPDTNSHSYAQAKGFWDDNFMGPSAGFSF; encoded by the coding sequence ATGAGCACTCAATTTGAAAAAGACAACACAACAGGCAAAAACCATTCAGGAGTAAACGCAAACTGGCCGGTTCGTGTGCTTACAGCAACATCAATCATTGGTGATGATGTATTAAATGAAAAAGATGAAAAAATCGGCGTAATCAAGGATATTATGCTTGACATCCGCAGAGGGTTTATTGATTATGTAGTTGTTGAATGCAGCGGATTCCTTGGTTTTGATGAGAAATTCTTTGCCATCCCTTTTTCTTCCCTGCATATCAGACAAAGCAGAAAAGCGTTTGTATTAACAAACGGATCTGAATTGCTTAAAAAAGCCCCGGGTTTTGATAAAGCACACTGGCCGGATACCAACAGTCATTCGTATGCGCAGGCAAAAGGTTTCTGGGATGATAACTTTATGGGACCAAGCGCAGGGTTTTCATTCTAA
- a CDS encoding zinc metallopeptidase, whose translation MIFVIAIVTMLASWYVSNKLKRKFEEYSRYELLSGMSGKEVAEQMLRDNRIYDVKVISVEGRLTDHYNPADKTVNLSTDVYNGRSAASAAVAAHECGHALQHAQAYSMLELRSTLVPVQNISAGILNVLMMVMIFGGMFLVGPQTLPYVLLIIIACNLILTVFALITLPVEFDASNRALAWMESRGVTNTEEHAMAKDALKWAARTYVVVAVGAFAQLLYYVMMFLGMSRDD comes from the coding sequence ATGATTTTCGTTATTGCGATTGTAACCATGCTCGCGAGCTGGTATGTAAGTAATAAGTTAAAGCGTAAATTTGAAGAATATTCCAGATATGAACTTCTATCGGGAATGTCGGGGAAAGAAGTGGCGGAACAAATGCTGCGTGACAACAGGATTTATGATGTAAAAGTCATTTCTGTTGAAGGCAGGCTTACGGACCACTACAATCCGGCTGACAAAACAGTAAATTTAAGTACGGATGTATATAACGGCCGCAGCGCTGCTTCGGCTGCCGTTGCTGCACACGAATGCGGCCACGCATTACAGCATGCACAGGCATACAGCATGCTTGAACTTCGTTCAACATTAGTGCCTGTGCAAAACATCAGCGCTGGCATTTTAAATGTGTTAATGATGGTAATGATCTTTGGTGGTATGTTTCTGGTTGGTCCGCAAACGTTACCTTATGTTTTACTGATCATCATTGCATGTAACTTAATACTTACCGTGTTTGCCCTTATTACATTACCGGTAGAATTTGATGCCAGTAACCGTGCACTGGCCTGGATGGAGTCCCGTGGTGTTACAAATACAGAAGAACACGCGATGGCAAAAGATGCTTTAAAATGGGCTGCCAGAACATACGTTGTAGTTGCGGTTGGTGCATTTGCACAATTGCTGTATTATGTAATGATGTTTTTAGGCATGAGCAGAGATGACTAA
- a CDS encoding geranylgeranylglyceryl/heptaprenylglyceryl phosphate synthase gives MLMSSVYEQLIENSSKGKKAFAVLLDPDKLDDRSLKSIVMLAMECRVDYFFVGGSLLSKYNISEIVQTIKQYTSIPVVLFPGSHLQVEPNADAILFLSLISGRNADFLIGQHVVAAPIVKQSKLEVLSTGYMLIDCGEQTTASYISNTTPLPYDKPSIAAATALAGEMLGLKVMYLDGGSGAAKPVSAETIAAVKKAVHCPVIVGGGVNTEEKAFAALEAGADVIVVGTAIEKDPNLLVAISNKVAGYSKSINA, from the coding sequence ATGCTCATGAGTTCTGTTTACGAGCAATTGATAGAGAATAGCAGCAAGGGTAAAAAAGCATTTGCCGTATTGCTGGATCCGGATAAATTGGACGATCGCTCCCTTAAAAGTATTGTCATGCTTGCAATGGAGTGTAGGGTCGACTATTTTTTCGTTGGCGGCAGCTTGTTATCTAAATACAACATCTCTGAAATTGTTCAGACGATAAAACAATATACATCCATACCGGTTGTGCTTTTCCCGGGAAGCCACCTGCAGGTAGAGCCGAATGCGGATGCTATTTTATTTTTATCTCTTATCTCAGGAAGAAATGCGGACTTCCTGATTGGACAGCATGTTGTTGCCGCACCGATTGTTAAACAAAGCAAACTTGAAGTTCTTTCAACCGGATACATGTTAATTGATTGCGGCGAACAAACAACTGCTTCATATATCAGTAATACAACACCATTGCCCTATGATAAACCTTCGATTGCTGCCGCTACAGCACTTGCCGGCGAAATGCTTGGACTGAAAGTAATGTACCTGGATGGAGGAAGCGGCGCCGCCAAACCGGTTAGCGCCGAAACAATTGCTGCAGTAAAAAAAGCAGTACATTGCCCGGTTATTGTTGGGGGGGGGGTAAATACAGAAGAAAAGGCATTTGCCGCACTAGAGGCAGGCGCAGATGTTATTGTGGTAGGTACTGCCATTGAAAAAGACCCAAATCTATTGGTTGCAATTTCAAATAAAGTTGCGGGGTACAGTAAAAGCATAAACGCTTAA
- the pstA gene encoding phosphate ABC transporter permease PstA, which yields MAKKLGKRMRQKQVRKNKWYEYQDKSYKFIALAATGIGILVLVVLLWDVFSDGFSRIDLKFLMDSSSRKAKNAGIYAALGGTLWIMALTTLIAFPIGIGAGIYLEEYNTKGRMSNLLEINISNLAGIPSIIYGLLGLEIFSRTLMLGDTAITGALTLSLLILPIIIVSTREALKTVPYNLREASLALGATKWQTIWYQILPASIPGIVTGAILAISRAIGETAPLIVIGAATYITSVPSWPNESFTVLPIQIFYWIGKPQHDFQVNAAAAIIILLAITFIMNGAAVYLRYRWQKKIKW from the coding sequence ATGGCGAAGAAGTTAGGCAAAAGAATGCGCCAAAAACAAGTGCGCAAAAATAAGTGGTACGAGTATCAGGATAAATCATATAAATTCATCGCACTGGCTGCAACCGGGATTGGCATATTGGTACTGGTGGTTTTATTATGGGATGTTTTTTCAGATGGTTTCAGCCGTATTGATCTGAAATTCCTGATGGATTCATCTTCACGTAAAGCAAAAAATGCCGGCATCTACGCGGCACTCGGAGGTACCTTATGGATCATGGCATTAACAACGCTTATCGCATTCCCGATAGGTATCGGAGCCGGTATCTATCTGGAAGAATACAACACCAAAGGACGTATGTCAAATCTGCTGGAAATTAATATTTCCAACCTGGCAGGTATACCATCCATCATTTATGGTTTATTAGGGCTGGAGATTTTTTCACGTACGCTGATGTTAGGCGACACGGCCATTACTGGCGCGCTTACCTTATCATTATTGATTCTGCCGATCATAATTGTTTCTACGCGCGAAGCATTAAAAACAGTTCCGTATAATTTACGCGAAGCTTCTCTTGCATTAGGGGCTACAAAATGGCAAACGATCTGGTACCAGATTCTGCCGGCATCTATTCCGGGTATTGTTACCGGCGCGATCCTTGCAATCTCAAGAGCAATCGGCGAAACAGCTCCATTGATCGTTATCGGTGCAGCTACGTATATCACTTCTGTGCCAAGCTGGCCAAACGAATCCTTTACCGTGTTGCCGATACAGATATTCTATTGGATCGGTAAACCGCAGCACGATTTCCAGGTGAACGCTGCAGCAGCGATCATCATATTATTGGCAATCACATTCATAATGAATGGAGCTGCTGTATATTTACGCTACCGGTGGCAGAAAAAAATCAAGTGGTAA
- a CDS encoding lysylphosphatidylglycerol synthase transmembrane domain-containing protein, with protein sequence MNKTLKDATKYVLMFGLGGLLFWYVIKDQDPNKIAEDFRNANYFWIAMSILASLVAYWSRSVRWNLLLEPLDIKPPVYKTFLALMSGYFANVLLPRAGEVARCLMLNKMSKAPFNATFGSVVAERVFDLIALLTLIGVTFVIEFDRISTFLSEIFIEKFQNLFSSLQQMYIYLVVFAFLGIGLCAMLWFLRHEIRKNSTYQKVSVFLSGVWEGVISIRKLEKKWLFLFHTLLIWFCYYLMTYLVFFAFEPTAHLGVNAGLVLLVVGGIGMSAPVQGGIGIFHILVSSALVIYGVTKEDGISYAFLLHTSQTLTVIIIGGISFTLSLLLGRNKKTEDTTLETV encoded by the coding sequence ATGAATAAAACATTAAAAGATGCCACCAAGTACGTACTCATGTTCGGACTTGGTGGTTTGTTGTTTTGGTACGTAATTAAAGATCAGGACCCCAATAAAATTGCCGAAGATTTTAGAAATGCAAATTATTTCTGGATCGCTATGTCAATTCTTGCATCGCTTGTAGCGTACTGGTCAAGATCTGTACGGTGGAATTTATTGCTGGAGCCGCTGGACATAAAACCTCCGGTATATAAAACATTTCTGGCGCTAATGTCAGGCTATTTTGCAAATGTACTCTTACCAAGAGCCGGCGAGGTGGCACGTTGTCTTATGCTTAATAAAATGAGCAAAGCACCGTTTAACGCTACCTTCGGCAGTGTTGTTGCTGAACGTGTATTTGACCTTATAGCGCTGTTAACACTCATCGGTGTAACGTTCGTTATTGAATTTGACCGCATAAGTACATTTTTGTCTGAGATTTTCATTGAAAAATTTCAAAACCTCTTTTCAAGCTTACAGCAAATGTATATTTATCTGGTGGTTTTTGCTTTCCTGGGTATTGGTCTGTGTGCGATGTTGTGGTTTCTCAGACATGAGATCCGTAAAAACAGCACTTACCAAAAAGTGTCTGTATTCTTAAGCGGCGTATGGGAAGGTGTTATCAGTATCCGCAAACTTGAAAAAAAGTGGCTGTTTTTATTTCATACTTTATTGATCTGGTTCTGTTATTATCTGATGACATACCTGGTCTTCTTCGCTTTCGAACCTACGGCGCATTTAGGTGTTAACGCCGGACTCGTATTGCTTGTGGTTGGCGGTATCGGAATGTCTGCCCCGGTGCAGGGCGGTATCGGCATCTTTCATATTCTGGTTTCTTCTGCGTTGGTTATTTATGGCGTTACAAAAGAAGATGGAATTTCTTATGCCTTTCTTCTGCATACTTCTCAAACCTTAACAGTAATTATTATAGGTGGAATTAGTTTTACCCTTTCATTGTTACTGGGAAGAAATAAAAAGACGGAAGACACCACATTAGAAACAGTATAG